The DNA window GCAGCAGCACACGACCCGCGCCACCGAGCGATTTCTCGGTCTCGACGACGAGTTTTTGGATCTCCGGAAACTGCTCCAGCGGCAATTTCTCCCGCACCCGCAGATTGCGCTGCGCCTGCGGATATTTCTTTAGAACGCGCTTCAACTCGCTCAACGGCTTCCCCGTTTCGACCATGATTCGCAAAATTTGCAGCGCACTCACGATGCCATCGCCAGTCGTGGCGTAGTCGCGAAAAATCATGTGCCCGCTTTGTTCGCCGCCGACGTTGTGACCGTGGCGCAGCATTTCCTCGATCACGTAGCGGTCGCCGACTTTCGTCCGCACGATCTGGCCGCCGTGAGCGTGGATCGTTTCGTCGAGGCCGAAGTTCGACATGATCGTCGAGACCAGCGTCTGGTTCGCCAGTCCGCCATTTTTCAATAAATCGACCGCCGCGATGGCCATGATTTCATCGCCATCGACGACCTCGCCGTTCTCATCGCAGAGAAGCACGCGGTCCGCGTCGCCATCGTGTGAGATGCCGATATGCACGCCCGTTTCCTTCACAATCCGGGCGATTTCGTCGGGATACGTGCTGCCGCAACTGGCGTTGATGTTCGTGCCGTTCGGTGCGTTGTGGAAAACTTTCACATCCGCCCCCAGCTCACGCAAAATGCAGGGCGACGATTTGTAAGCGGCCCCGTTCGCGCAATCGATGGCGATGGTGACGCCCTCCAGCGTGCGGTTTTTCGGGAAACTGGCCTTGGCAAATTCCACATAACGCCCCAGGGCGTCGTCGATGCGGGCGGCGCGTCCGATCTTTCCAGCGGTGGGGCGAATTGACTCAATCTCGCCACTGAAAACCAGATTTTCGATCTCGGCTTCCACCGCATCGTCGAGTTTGCAGCCGTCGTGACGGAAAAATTTGATGCCATTATCCTCATACGGATTGTGGGAAGCGGAGAGGACGATCCCCGCGTCGGCCCGCAGCGAACGCGTGATGTAGGCGACGCCCGGCGTGGGCAGCGGCCCGATCAAAAGCACATCCACGCCGAGTGAAGTGATGCCAGCGACGAGCGCGGTTTCCAGCATGTAACCGGAGAGCCGGGTGTCTTTGCCGAGGACGATTTTGGGTCGAGTTTCAGTGTTATGGCGGTTGGCGCTGAGCTTGGTGATGACATGCGCGGCGGCACGTCCGAGTTTGAGCGCAGTCTCGGCGGTGACGGGCTCGATATTGGCCACGCCACGAACGCCATCGGTGCCAAAAATTTTGCGGGGTTGGGACATCGGACGATTACAAACAACTGCCCCAGCCTGTGCAAACGAAAACGCCGGTTTGGCGACTCGCTTCCCACTCAGGGACGGGCCAAAGCCCGCGGCGGCGCGAGCTGATAACTGGTGTCCGGAATGTTTTTCTTGATCAGATACCAGACGGCAAAGGCGAGGATGATGGAGACGATTTTGATCTGCCAGTTGTGCGTGAAAAGATGCTTCATGACGCCAGTTTCGTGTCGCTCAACTCATCGCCCACCTCGTCGGCCTCGTCCTCGAAGGACAGCAATTCGTTGATGCGCGCGCGGAAAGTCTGCGGATTGAAATTGCGCTCGATGCGTCCGCGATGGCAGATGGAAACCGTGCCCGTTTCCTCGGAAGTGACGATGGCGATGGCGTCCGATTCCTCTGTAACTCCGAGTGCGGCGCGGTGGCGCAGGCCGAGCGAACGGTCGAGATCTTCGCGGGCGCTGACGGGAAAAATGCAGGCGGCGGCTTCGATGCGGCCGTTGTTGATGACCATGCCGCCGTCGTGCAGCGGAGTCTTCGGATGAAAGATCGTGAGCACGAGTTCGCGCGAAAGTTTGCAGTCGATGTCCACGCCCGTCTCGGTGAAATTGCGGATGTTGGTGTCGCGCTCGAGGGCGATGAGCGCGCCGAGTTGCTTGGCCGCGAGCGCGAAAACGATGTCGGTGAGCTGGGTTAGGGTTTCCTGTTTTTGCCGGTTTGAAGAGAAAATCGGATGACCGCCGAGGGCCGCCAGAGCGCGACGCAACTCGGGTTGAAAAATGACCACGAGCGCGATCGCCAAAAACGCCGACAGGCTGCGGATGATCCAGCTAATGACCTTCAGATCGAGGACTTGCGCAGTGAGCGTGAGGGTCAGGAAAATGAGGGCGAGTCCGGTCAGCACCTTCGCGCCACGCGTTCCGCGAAAGTAGAGGTAGCCGTAATAAATCGCCACCGCGAGGATGCAAATCTCGATGGCCGACGGCCAGTTTTCGCGGGCAAATTCCAAGAGCGAACGCAGCTTATTCATGGACGCTTGCAGCTTGGCCCAAGATCGCTTCCATCATGCGCAGGGAGTGAAAATTCGGCCGGACATCGTGCACGCGGATGATTTCCACACCGGCCTCGCGACAGTGGGCCGTGAGCGCGACGGTCGGCCAGAAACGGTCGTTCGGCGAGTCGGTGCCGATGATTTTGCTGAGGAACGATTTCCGCGACACGCCGACCAGCATGGGCCGGTCTCCGAGGCGGAGCAAGGCGAGATTGCGCAGAAGCTCGAGATTATGCGCAACGGTTTTGCCAAAGCCGATGCCGGGGTCAAAGACGATCTGACTCGGATCAATTTTTTGTTCAGCGCAGGCGGCGAGGCCCTCCTCAAAGAATGCCCGCACCTCGCCGACGACGTCGTCATAGCTCGGGGTTTGCTGCATCGTCACCGGCGTGCCGAGCATGTGCATGCAGACGGCTCCGGCTCCGGTCGCGGCGACGACTTCGAGCATTTCCGGCGCACGCAAACCGCTGATGTCGTTGATGATATTGGCCCCCGCCTCCATCGCGGCGCGGGCCACGGCGGGCTTGCAACTATCGATGGAAATGAGCACGTCGGACTCTGCGCGCAACGCCTCGATCACCGGCAGCACGCGCTGTTTTTCCTCCTCGATTGAAATGGAACTCGCCCCCGGACGGCTCGATTCACCGCCGATGTCGATCACCGTCGCGCCTTCGGCGATCATCTGCCGCGCGTGAGTAAGGGCGGGATCGAGTTGGACAAATTGCCCGCCGTCCGAGAACGAATCCGGCGTCACATTCAACACGCCCATGATCCAGCCGCCAGTGCGTTGGAAGTCGTATGAGCGGTCTTGGATTTTCCAGATCATGGGTGGCGCGGCGATTCGAGTTTGATTATACTGCGCTCCACTTTTATGTCCCCCCGCTTTTTGCTCTTTTCCGTTTTCCTCGCGCTCGCCCCGGCCCTGCACGGCCAGTCGAAACCCGTCACCGAGACCGGCCCGCTGCCGCCGCCCGATCTTTCCCTCACTCGCGCTAGCACGATTCTCCACCCCGACGACACGAAAACCGTCACCCTCTACGACGCGACGAAACGCCAGTCCGACGTGCATTATTACAACGCCGACGGCTCCTGGCGCGCCCACATTATTTACTCGCTCGACACCGATGGAAAGATCAAGTCCGGCCAGTTTCTCGATCAGAAAGACAAACCCGGCGTCCGCAGTCTGTATCGTTATGGCGCCGAGGATCGCGTGGTCGAGGAGTCGCATTACAATCAGGCCGGCGCTCTCGTCCGCCGCATGGTCTATGAGTACGGCCTCACGAGTCAGGTCATGAAAACCGTCGCCTACGACGCGCAGGGCAACGTCCTCGGCGTCTGGACTCCCAAACGCAACACCAGCAACGGTCCGAATATCCGCAAGCGGCGCTAATAGCGATAAGGCTGGATTCGCGGGCAAAGTTTTCGCAGGCTCGGGAACGAAACTCGCTCTGTAGCGGGTTGTCATTTCCCATGCAACTCCTCCTCCAACTTCTCGCCTTCGCCCTCCCATGGAGCCTGCGGCGAATCGTCCTCCAGAAATGGTGCGGCTGCGAACTGGCCGAGGGGAGTTCCATCGGACTCTCGCTCGTCCTCTGCCGCCGCGTAAAACTGGGTCGCGCCGCGCGCATCGGGCATTTTAACTTCCTGAAAAACTGCTCCCTGGTCGAACTCGGCGACCACGCCATCATCAACAACCTCAACTGGATCACCGGCTTCCCGAAGATCGACTCGCCCCATTTTGCCGCCGAGCCCGACCGCGCCCCGGAGCTGATTCTGGGACGCCACAGCTCCATCACCAACCGCCACCTGATCGATTGCACGGCTCGCGTCACCATCGGGAGTTTCACCACATTCGCCGGGTTTCGCTCGCAGATTTTGACGCACACCATCGACATCATCGGGGGCCGGCAAACGTCGCGACCACTCACCATCGGCGACTATTGTTTCATCGGGACCGACTGCATTTTACTCGGCGGCAGCGCACTTCCATCGCACTCGGTGCTCGGCGCAAAATCGCTCCTCAACAAAATTCACCTCGCCGAATACCGACTCTACGGCGGCGTTCCCGCGAAGGAACTCTCCGAGCTTCCCGCTGACGCGAAATATTTCACGCGCGCCACCGGCTTCGTCGAATAGATGAAAATCCTCCACGCCATTTCCTCCATCGACCCGCGCCAGGGCGGCACCAGCGAGGCGGTCCTGCAACTCAGCCGCGAAGCGATCCGCCAAGGGCACGAGGTGGAAATTGTGAGCATCGACGACCCGGCGGCAGACTGGATCGAAAGTTTTCCATTCGAGTTACATGCCACTGGACCGGGGAAAACCGCCTTCCAATATTCGGCGAAATTCCATTCCTGGCTGCGGGAAAACGTCGGCCGCTTCGACGCTGTTTTCTCCCACGCCCTCTGGCAATACACCGGAGTTGCAGTGCGGTCTGCCTGCGGAAAAAAGCATCCCTACTTCGTCTTCCCTCACGGAATGCTCGACCCGTATTTCGATCAATTTCCCCTCAAGCGCCTCAAGAAAAACTGCTTCTGGCCCTGGGCCGATTACCGCGTGCTGCGCGACGCACGCGCCATCTTTTTCACCTCCGAGGAAGAACGCATCGGAGCGCATCATTCCTTTAAAAGCCTGCGCGGTCACGACGTCATCGCCCCGCTCGGCATCGACGATCCACCGTCATTCACCCCGTCGATGCGTGAGGCGTTCGCCGCCAAAGTCCCCGAACTGGCAGGTCGCCGCTACCTCCTGTTCCTCGGCCGCATCCATCGCAAAAAAGGCTGCGACCTCCTCCTCCGCGCTTGGTCGAAGGTCACCCATCCAGACATCTGCCTCGTCATGGCCGGGCCCGACCAGACGGGCTGGACAGCCGAGTTGCAATCGATTCCCGCCGAGCGCGTCTTCTGGCCCGGCATGTTGGCAGGCGACGCCAAATGGGGCGCGCTCTACGGAGCCGACGCGTTCGTTTTGCCGTCGCACCAGGAAAACTTCGGACTCGCCGTCGCCGAAGCGCTCGCCTGCTCCACGCCTGTCCTCATTTCCCGAAAGGTGAACATCTGGCGCGAAATCACCGAAGCCGGCGGCGGCTACGCGGAAGACAACACTGAAACTGGAACGCAAAATTTACTCACCCGTTTCCTCGCCCTCTCCGACTCCGAGAAATCCGCCCTGCGCCTCGCCGCCCGCGCCACCTTCGAGACCCATTTCCGCCTTTCCGCCGCCGCCGCCCTTCTCCACCAACACGTCGCCCAACTCCTATGAAAAGCGCCCTGCCCGACTTCCCCTCGCCCTGGACCTTTCGCCAGAAAATCATCATCTTCCTGTGGGGCATCGCCTGGGCCCTCCTCTGCTCCTGGACCCCGAAGCCGCTCAACAAATGGCGCCTCCTCGTCATGCGCCTCTTCGGAGTGAAGATCGACGGCCTCCCCTTCGTCCATCCGCGCGCCCGCATCCAGATCCCTTGGAACCTCACCCTGCACGACCGCGCCTGCCTCGGCGACCGCGCCAACGCCTATTCGCTGGGCGAAATCGAACTCGGCATCGCCAGCACCGTCGCGCAGGAATGCTACCTCTGCACCGGCACCCACGACATGCAGGACCGCGCCCGCCCGCTCCTCACCGCCAAAATCACCATTGGCGACTGGGCCTTCCTCGGCGCGCGCACGTTCGTTTTGCCCGGCGTCACCATCGGCAACAACTGCGTCGTCGGTGCCTGCTCCGTCGTCAGCAAAGACCTTCCCCCCGACTGCTACGCCATCGGCACCCCCGCCACCGTGAGACGCGCCAAGCCGCCGCTGTAGGTGCTGAATATAAAACGAAGGCCGCGGCAGGTCGATCATCTGTTGTCGAGAGAAGAGTCCTTCGAAATACGGTATTCCAAATGTCCCAAGCGGGGAACTTTAGAGTGATCCAAGTCCGGCTCCATATTGCGACTCCCTTCTTCGTTGAGCATATAGGTGAATCTGCAGGCCCAGCCACCATCATTGGAAATCAAACGAGGTCCCTCCACGATTTTGCCATACTTTGCCCCTCCTAGCCTTTCCGAGCTAATCTTGAAGTAGTAAACGAAAGGACTCCACGACTCTTTGCCTGTCTGTTTCGCTGCTTCCCGTAGGCTCGGCACGTAGCCAGTCTCAGGGGGCTTCATACAGCGTGTGAAATTCGCTTCTAGAAGTGGTTCCCTCATTGTAAGGAATGGGGAGAGCCCAAAAACCGCCCGCTGGTTCTGGAATACGCACGTCGATAGCATCAATCAACGCGGGAGTCCCATTGTAAGCAGGTATCTGCCATACTAAGAGAATGTCTATATGCTCACCTCTACCGTTGGGAGCCACGAGATCCCCTTTGACGAGGTCATATCCTACCTCCCCGGTTTCACGCAACATGACGAACGCCTGTTTGCCCAACAAAGGAATGGGATTGATTTTTTTCTCAGCACGATCGAGACTTTCCCGCGCTGGGATTCGCTGACCGTCCTACGAGATGAATAGTATCCGTCGTATTTGGTTTTAAGAAATGTTACCCAGCCCGACTCAGCCAGGGTGGACATTCCCTGAGCGTCGGTAACAGTTTCCTCTTCATAATTATTAGATCCCTTGCCTGTCCATGCATCTCCCCCTACCGACCAAGTATTGTTGATAGTGACACCGGACAGTAAATGACCTTGCTCATCGGTCACCTCCACTGCGTGCTGTTCGGACGGCAGCCTGTGAAAGCAAGGCAAAGCAGCAGAGTGAAAGCTTTCATCGTTGTTCGTAGTCTTTCTGCTTCCTTATGGATTGGCAACTGGAGTTGCCGGAGTGACCCTCGCAGCTACAGGAGGGGTATGGCCGCACCAGCCGATAAGAAAAATAATCAAGCCGCTGGGCGTTTCTCGACGAGGCCGGGCGGGCGGGAGAAGAAACCTCGGGTCCAGAGGGCGAGATCGTCCCAAGTGGATTTCATTTTGTAGGGGAGTTTGCTGCAGCGCACTTTCTGGAGGTAATGCAGGAAGTTTTCCAAGAGGGCCATGCGCTGTTCCTGGGTGATTTCTTTCATTTGGAGGTAGCCGGGAGCGACTCGGGGCGAGGTGAGGCGGTTGACGGTGGCCAGCCAAAGCAGGCGGCGTTCCTGCGGGTTGGCACCGACTTTGAACGTGATCTCCAGCAGGTCGGCGCAATGGGCGATCCAGGCGTGGAGGCGTTTTTCCTCCGGCCAATCGGCCCATTTCGTATGCACGTTGTCCTCGTGGTAACGCTTGAAGTACCAGTCGCCTGGAACTCGAATCAGGTCGCCCCAGCAGGCCATTTGCGACATCCAGGTGGTATCGACGGAGTAGTTTTCCACTTCGTTGGTGATCAGCCCGCCGGATTCGCGAAGGGCTTCCACGCGCGTTAGCCCCCGGAAGGCGACGGCGGAATGGTGGGCGTAGAGCAAGGCGAGCTGCCGCGCCGCCGGAATGCCGGTGACGGAGGGTTGGGAGGTCTGCCACGATTGCGTGCCGAAGGCGACGATGTCGCAATAGACCACCGCCGCACTCAGGTGGCAGAGGGCGGCCTCCAGTAATTTCTCGAAATAACACGGGGCGGTGAGGTCGTCCTGCTGGTAGTAGCACCAGAATGGGGTGTCCACCTGGGCCGTGAGCCAGTCGATATTGCCGACCCAGCCGAGGCGTTCGGGTTGCGTGACGACGGAGAATCGTTTGTCGCGGAGAAACGGCTGGCAGACGGCTTCGGACTCCGGGTCGGGGCCGTCGATGGAAATGAGGACGCGCAGGTCTCCGCAGGTTTGCACGCGGATGGATTCGAGGGTTTCGGCGAGGTAACGCGCGCCTCGATAGACTGGAACTCCGACGGTGATGAGGGGCGATGTCATGCGATTTGCTGGGCCAGAGTTTGCGCGAAGAAGGGGGCCATCGTGAGCTTGCCGGTGTCCACGGAATGGTAGCGCCCGTAGCTGACCGGCCCGATGCGGTAGCGGTCGTGCAAGCCGCTGTGTGGATCGTCAATATCGGTGGAGCCCCAGGCAAAAATGACGCCGCCTTTCACATGCGCGTTCTCGATGCAGGCTGGCGACAGACGCTTGAGCGAGGGAACGATCCGGCTGAGTTCCTGGAAAATGGAGGCGCGCAGATTCGACTGTAACTCGCCTGAAGGCGGCGGCCAGGCAGGCGGTCGAATCGCGGTGGACGCCCCGAGCATTCCCGTCGGATACCAGGAAAGATAGAGCGCGCCATTGTTGTAGTTTACCACGTCGCCAAAAGCTCCCAGCACGATCGTGCTCGACGGAATGCCGACGGTTTCCGACGGCAGCAACTGCACGCGGAGGTAATGTTTTACCCGATACAGCCAGGGCAGCGAGGGCGTGATGCCAGCCGTCTGATCCACCGCGAGGCGTCCTTCCCAGAGGGTGTTGATGACGTGATCGTAGGGCGCGTCCCCATTCACGATGGCGCTGTCTTCTCGCGGCGTGACACCGTCGATATGCGTGTTCCAGTGGCAAGTAATGCGGGGGTTTTCGGTCACTGCGACGTGAACGCGCTGGGCGAGAAACTCGGGATCAATGCTCACTTCCTCCGTGCGATAGGCGGCTTGAACCAAATCGGGATCGAACAGCGCCGCGCACTCCGCATCTGTGAGTCGCTCGGGAGTCAGCCGGTAGTCGCGTCCGAAATATTCCGGCGTCCCCTCCCCGGCGATGTCGCGGGCCATTTTTCCACAATCCCGAAAATGCGCCTCGACTTGGGGAATGCTGAGGAGGCTGTCGCTGTGGACCAGATAGTAAAACGGCGTCGAGACCGGGAGTTCCATGTCTCCCAGCAAGCGGCGCAGCAGGGGCTGGAACCGCACGGCTCCCTCGATCATAGCGCGGGCCGAGTTGCGCGAAGGATCGTTGGCATAAACGTAGCCGAGATGGATTTTGCCCTCGTTCTGGGAGGACGCCTGCGTCATGCACGCGGCGTTTTGATCGTAAAGCGCGACCTTCACGCCGCGCGAGGCGAGTTCCAATGCAATGCAACTCCCCTGCAAACCGGCACCGAGAACCGCGACTTTCACAGACTGGCGGAGAGCGCAGCCATCTTCGCAACGATGGCGGGGTCCATTTTCACCAAATCTGGCCAGGTGCGGGTGTAGCCTTCGCCAGCGATTTTACGAGTGGCGTCGAAACCGATGTGACTCCCCATGTTCGCGACGGTTTGCGCGTGGTCGAGGCTGTCGCAGGGGCTCTTTACAAACGTGCTGTCGCGCTGTGGATCGGTGTTCGAGAGCCATCGGAAAAGGACTTCGCTGGTGTTGTGCACGTCGCAATCCTCGTCCACGACGACGATGTATTTGCTGAACATCATCTGACCCATGCCCCAGAGGCCGTGCATGATTTTGTAGGCCTGCCACGGGTATTGTTTGCGGATGCTGACCACGACCAGATTGTGAAAAACGCCCTCGGCTGGGAGCGCCATGTCCACGATCTCGGGAAAGTTCATTTTGAAGACCGGCAGGAAGATTTTGACGCTGGCCGTGCCCATGTAGAAGTCCTCCATGGGCGGAATGCCAACGATGGTAGCGGGGTAAATCGCCTTCTGCCGATGCGTGATGGCGGTGACGTGGAAGACGGGATAGTCGTCGATCGGCGTGTAAAATCCGGTGTGGTCGCCGAACGGGCCCTCGGGCCGCATTTCGCCGGGCTGAACGTAGCCTTCGAGG is part of the Chthoniobacterales bacterium genome and encodes:
- a CDS encoding FAD-dependent oxidoreductase, which gives rise to MKVAVLGAGLQGSCIALELASRGVKVALYDQNAACMTQASSQNEGKIHLGYVYANDPSRNSARAMIEGAVRFQPLLRRLLGDMELPVSTPFYYLVHSDSLLSIPQVEAHFRDCGKMARDIAGEGTPEYFGRDYRLTPERLTDAECAALFDPDLVQAAYRTEEVSIDPEFLAQRVHVAVTENPRITCHWNTHIDGVTPREDSAIVNGDAPYDHVINTLWEGRLAVDQTAGITPSLPWLYRVKHYLRVQLLPSETVGIPSSTIVLGAFGDVVNYNNGALYLSWYPTGMLGASTAIRPPAWPPPSGELQSNLRASIFQELSRIVPSLKRLSPACIENAHVKGGVIFAWGSTDIDDPHSGLHDRYRIGPVSYGRYHSVDTGKLTMAPFFAQTLAQQIA
- the cdaA gene encoding diadenylate cyclase CdaA — its product is MNKLRSLLEFARENWPSAIEICILAVAIYYGYLYFRGTRGAKVLTGLALIFLTLTLTAQVLDLKVISWIIRSLSAFLAIALVVIFQPELRRALAALGGHPIFSSNRQKQETLTQLTDIVFALAAKQLGALIALERDTNIRNFTETGVDIDCKLSRELVLTIFHPKTPLHDGGMVINNGRIEAAACIFPVSAREDLDRSLGLRHRAALGVTEESDAIAIVTSEETGTVSICHRGRIERNFNPQTFRARINELLSFEDEADEVGDELSDTKLAS
- a CDS encoding glycosyltransferase → MTSPLITVGVPVYRGARYLAETLESIRVQTCGDLRVLISIDGPDPESEAVCQPFLRDKRFSVVTQPERLGWVGNIDWLTAQVDTPFWCYYQQDDLTAPCYFEKLLEAALCHLSAAVVYCDIVAFGTQSWQTSQPSVTGIPAARQLALLYAHHSAVAFRGLTRVEALRESGGLITNEVENYSVDTTWMSQMACWGDLIRVPGDWYFKRYHEDNVHTKWADWPEEKRLHAWIAHCADLLEITFKVGANPQERRLLWLATVNRLTSPRVAPGYLQMKEITQEQRMALLENFLHYLQKVRCSKLPYKMKSTWDDLALWTRGFFSRPPGLVEKRPAA
- a CDS encoding glycosyltransferase, whose amino-acid sequence is MKILHAISSIDPRQGGTSEAVLQLSREAIRQGHEVEIVSIDDPAADWIESFPFELHATGPGKTAFQYSAKFHSWLRENVGRFDAVFSHALWQYTGVAVRSACGKKHPYFVFPHGMLDPYFDQFPLKRLKKNCFWPWADYRVLRDARAIFFTSEEERIGAHHSFKSLRGHDVIAPLGIDDPPSFTPSMREAFAAKVPELAGRRYLLFLGRIHRKKGCDLLLRAWSKVTHPDICLVMAGPDQTGWTAELQSIPAERVFWPGMLAGDAKWGALYGADAFVLPSHQENFGLAVAEALACSTPVLISRKVNIWREITEAGGGYAEDNTETGTQNLLTRFLALSDSEKSALRLAARATFETHFRLSAAAALLHQHVAQLL
- a CDS encoding acyltransferase: MQLLLQLLAFALPWSLRRIVLQKWCGCELAEGSSIGLSLVLCRRVKLGRAARIGHFNFLKNCSLVELGDHAIINNLNWITGFPKIDSPHFAAEPDRAPELILGRHSSITNRHLIDCTARVTIGSFTTFAGFRSQILTHTIDIIGGRQTSRPLTIGDYCFIGTDCILLGGSALPSHSVLGAKSLLNKIHLAEYRLYGGVPAKELSELPADAKYFTRATGFVE
- a CDS encoding DapH/DapD/GlmU-related protein, coding for MKSALPDFPSPWTFRQKIIIFLWGIAWALLCSWTPKPLNKWRLLVMRLFGVKIDGLPFVHPRARIQIPWNLTLHDRACLGDRANAYSLGEIELGIASTVAQECYLCTGTHDMQDRARPLLTAKITIGDWAFLGARTFVLPGVTIGNNCVVGACSVVSKDLPPDCYAIGTPATVRRAKPPL
- the folP gene encoding dihydropteroate synthase, with protein sequence MIWKIQDRSYDFQRTGGWIMGVLNVTPDSFSDGGQFVQLDPALTHARQMIAEGATVIDIGGESSRPGASSISIEEEKQRVLPVIEALRAESDVLISIDSCKPAVARAAMEAGANIINDISGLRAPEMLEVVAATGAGAVCMHMLGTPVTMQQTPSYDDVVGEVRAFFEEGLAACAEQKIDPSQIVFDPGIGFGKTVAHNLELLRNLALLRLGDRPMLVGVSRKSFLSKIIGTDSPNDRFWPTVALTAHCREAGVEIIRVHDVRPNFHSLRMMEAILGQAASVHE
- the glmM gene encoding phosphoglucosamine mutase codes for the protein MSQPRKIFGTDGVRGVANIEPVTAETALKLGRAAAHVITKLSANRHNTETRPKIVLGKDTRLSGYMLETALVAGITSLGVDVLLIGPLPTPGVAYITRSLRADAGIVLSASHNPYEDNGIKFFRHDGCKLDDAVEAEIENLVFSGEIESIRPTAGKIGRAARIDDALGRYVEFAKASFPKNRTLEGVTIAIDCANGAAYKSSPCILRELGADVKVFHNAPNGTNINASCGSTYPDEIARIVKETGVHIGISHDGDADRVLLCDENGEVVDGDEIMAIAAVDLLKNGGLANQTLVSTIMSNFGLDETIHAHGGQIVRTKVGDRYVIEEMLRHGHNVGGEQSGHMIFRDYATTGDGIVSALQILRIMVETGKPLSELKRVLKKYPQAQRNLRVREKLPLEQFPEIQKLVVETEKSLGGAGRVLLRYSGTEPKIRLLIEGRDGEWINQRADEIAAEIQTKLG